Proteins co-encoded in one Acanthopagrus latus isolate v.2019 chromosome 10, fAcaLat1.1, whole genome shotgun sequence genomic window:
- the LOC119027380 gene encoding transmembrane protein 272-like, whose amino-acid sequence MSNTRLVRQIRNASQLPTPALAISKLVLCAMPIAEIVIGAIHLNDCPRQHFIPIYLIVLGTFALVLVVLSCLPCAQEPEDGPTNPLNRLCATWNSLISLFLSCWFICGNVWIYSIYKPNFNKETTDIDPYCDRTLYLFAFWVTTLVYILLGVFLVGSCLVLICFYLCGRADADDNV is encoded by the exons ATGTCAAACACGAGGCTTGTTCGACAAATCCGCAATGCTTCTCAGCTCCCAACACCAGCACTGG CGATCTCAAAGCTGGTTCTTTGTGCCATGCCCATTGCTGAGATCGTCATCG GTGCAATACATCTGAATGACTGTCCGCGGCAGCACTTCATCCCCATCTATCTGATCGTGCTGGGAACCTTCGccctggtgctggtggtgctctCCTGCCTCCCGTGCGCTCAAGAACCCGAAGACGGCCCGACCAACCCGCTCAACCGACTCTGCGCGACCTGGAACTCGCTGAtatccctcttcctctcctgctggtTCATTTGTG GTAACGTGTGGATCTACTCGATTTACAAGCCGAACTTCAACAAGGAAACAACAGATATAGATCCGTACTGTGACAGGACACTCTACCTGTTTGCCTTCTGGGTCACCACCCTCGTCTACATCCTCTTAGGTGTGTTCCTGGTGGGCAGCTGCCTCGTCCTCATCTGCTTCTACCTGTGTGGCCGAGCCGACGCTGACGACAATGTCTAG